The Stenotrophomonas indicatrix DNA segment GGGGCCGGAAGCCCTGCGCGTGGCTGGCCTACCTGAAGCACTGGAAGCGCGTGGCGTGGACGTGCGCGACCTCGGCAACCTGGACGGCCCACGCAATCCGTGGACCGCGCCGGTGCAAGGCTACCGGCATCTGGACGAAGTGGTGGCGTGGAACCACGCGCTGATGGAAGCCAGCTACGCCGAACTGCAGGCCGGACGCATGCCGATCATGCTCGGCGGCGACCATTGCCTAGGCATCGGTTCGATCACTGCCGTCGCGCGCTGGTGCCGCGAGCAGGGCAAGGACCTGCGCGTGCTGTGGCTGGATGCGCATTCGGATTTCAACACCAGTGATGTGACCCCGTCGGGCAACATCCACGGCATGCCGGTGGCCTGCCTGTGCGGCCTCGGCCCGGATGCGCTGACCAAGCTGGGCGGCACCTCGCCGGCCATCAAGCCTTCGCAGATGCACCAGATCGGCATCCGTTCGGTGGACCCGGAAGAAAAGCGCCTGATCAAGACCCACAGGGTCGATGTCTACGACATGCGCTACATCGACGAGAACGGCATGAAGCGCACCGTGGAAGCGGCGCTGGCCGGCATCGATGAGAACACCCACCTGCACGTCAGCTTCGATGTCGATTTCCTCGACCCGAGCATCGCCCCGGGCGTGGGCACCACGGTGCCGGGCGGGGTGAACTACCGCGAAGCGCAGCTGGTGATGGAGATGATCGCCGACAGCGGCCGCATGGGCTCGCTGGATATCGTCGAACTCAATCCGCTGCTGGACAACCACAACAGCACCGCCGAACTGGCCGTGGACCTGGTGGAAAGCCTGTTCGGGAAATCGACCCTGATGCGCGACTGAGACGGCCCAGCCTGAACGGTTGGACGAACCGTTCACACGCGCTCCACGCCCCTGCCGCCAGATTGCACCTCACGCGGCAGTGTTGGCTTCGCACCAGCCTGCCGCCCCGATCACTACAACCGAACCCCGTGATTGAGCGGTGTAGCGGCAAACCCAAGGAGAAGCCCATGAAGCGCGTAGTTGCCCTGATGCTGTTGTCGATGTTCTCGGTGGCCCTGCTGGCCGGTTGCAATACCGTTGCCGGTGCCGGCAAGGACGTGCAGAAGGCTGGTGAGAAGGTTGAGGATGCTGCCAAGGGCAACTGAGCCTGAGGTGGTGCGCAGTACGGAAAAGGCCGGGATCTTCCCGGCCTTTTTTCATGCGCGATTGCTGGGTGTGGACGCAGCATGTCGATGCGTCGTGAACCATTCAAGCAGGTGAGCAGCGTTTTCATGGTCGGTTGACCGTGCTTCAACAGCTGGTACGGGAAGCTGCATGCACGGTAACAACGCCGTTGCATTCCAAGGAAGCCTCAGCAATGAACAAAGACATCATTTCCGGTAAGTGGTCGCAGCTGAAGGGCAAGGCCCAGGCCAAGTGGGGCGATCTGACCAACGACGACTTCGATGTTGCAGAGGGCAATGCCGAGTACCTGGCGGGCCGCCTGCAGGAACGTTACGGCTGGGCCAAGGACCGTGCCGAGAGTGAGGTCCGCGACTTCGAGGCCAGCGTGCGCAAGGACTATCCGGACTACAAGTAACCGAGCGTTGCACGGCCACGCTCTGCCGCATGGACAACGCCCGCGCCGGAAAGGTGCGGGTGTTGTTGTTTGCAGATCAACGCGTCGGCGGGTCGGGCACGTAACGGTTGGGGAAGGCCTGCGGCTGGCGGTCCAGGCGCCAGGGCGAATCGAGCAGGATGCCGCGTGCGCGCAGGTTGCGGGCGCTGTCGTAGCGCAGCTGCATCACCTGTGCGGGGCTGCGGGTGGCGCGTTCGAAATTGGTATCGCGCACCGATGAACTCTCACGTGCACCGTGGCCTGTGCCCAGCGCAGGTGCCTGCGACTTGGCCGAGTAGCCTTCGATACGGCTGGCGCTGGCGTCGGCGGCAGCCGAGGCTTCAGCCGCCGCCGGTGCCGGCCCGGCGCGCCCCCGCGGGATCGGCTCGGCACGCGGATACCAGCGACGCGCTTCCTCGAACACCGCCACGCCGACCACGCCGACGTTGTCCGGGCGGCCGGTGCGGCTGGCGTAGCTGCCGCTGGGGCTGCTGAAGACGAACTGGGCCACTTCGTCCTGGGTCTTGCGCCAACCGGTGATGTCGGCGCGCTGGCCGGGGTTGAGCACGTAACCGGTCTGCGAGGGATCGGCATCTTCGCCGGAGATGGCGTTGACCCCGTCCACCGACAGCACCACCAGCACCCGGCGCGGGCTGTCGTTGTACAGGCGCACCGCATAGCGGTGGCCGCGCTCACCGGCCACCCAGCGCTGGCCGTCGGCCGGGTAGCTGCGCAGCTCGGTGCCGCGGTCGCGGTCGACCAAGGCCACGCGCACCGGGCCATCCTGCGGCATCGGCGGGGGCAGGGGGGCCGGGCGGAAGCCGGCCAGGGGCAGGATCAGCAGCAGGGGCAGCAGGGGCAGCAGGCATTTCATCGGGCGTCTCCAGCGGGGTTGGGTGAATGAACGTGCCGGGGGCCCTGACGGGGTTGACCGTGTGCACGGTAAACTGGCGCCGTTCATAGAAGGTTTCCGTACGCAGTCATGACGACCCGAGTCCTTACCGGCATCACCCCCTCCGGCACGCCCCACCTGGGCAACTACGTTGGCGCCATCCGTCCGGCCATCGCGGCCAGCCGCGCGCCGGACATCGAGAGCTTCTTCTTCCTGGCCGATCTGCACAGCCTGATCAAGTCGCAGGACCCGCAGCGCACCCAGCGCGCGACCCTGGAGATCGCCGCCAGCTGGCTGGCCTGTGGCCTGGACCCGGAACACGTGTGGTTCTACCGCCAGAGTGACATCCGCGAGACCACCGAGCTGATGTGGTTCCTGACCGCCATCGCCAGCAAGGGCATCCTCAACCGCGCCCATGCCTACAAGGCGGCGGTGGACAAGAACCGTGAGGAAGGCCAGGACGAGGACGCAGGTGTCAGCGCCGGCCTGTTCATGTACCCGGTGCTGATGGCGGCCGACATCCTGATCTTCAAGGCCAACCAGGTACCGGTGGGCCGTGACCAGATCCAGCACATCGAGATGGCGCGCGACTTCGCCCAGCGCTTCAACCACGTGTACGGCAAGGAGTATTTCCCGCTGCCGGACGTGGTGATCGATGAGCAGGTGGCAACCCTGGCGGGCCTTGATGGCCGCAAGATGAGCAAGAGTTACCACAACACCATTCCGCTGTTCGTGCCGCGCGAGGAGCTGAAGAAGCTGGTGTTCTCGATCCTGACCGACTCGCGTGCCCCAGGCGAGCCGAAGGACACCGAAGGTTCGGCGCTCTTCCAGATGTACCAGGCATTCGCCACCCCGGAACAGACCGCCGCATTCGCCAAGGCCTTCGCCGACGGCATCAGCTGGGGCGATGCCAAGCAGCAGCTGTTCGAGCGCATCGACAGCGAGTTGTCGCCGCTGCGCGAGCGCTACAACGCGCTGATGGCCGAGCCGGAAAAGATCGAAGCGCTGCTCAAGCGCCGTGGCCAGCAGCTGCGTGAGCAGCTGGCGGCTCCGCTGCTGGAAGAGCTGCGCCATGCGGTAGGCCTGCGTGATCTGTCCGACGCAGGCGACATCGCCAGCGAAGATGCCGGTGAAGCCCGCGCCGCTCCGCCGCTGTTCAAGCAGTACCGCGAGAAGGACGGCCGTTTCTACTTCAAGCTGACCGCAGGTGACGGCACGCTGCTGATCCAGAGCGAAGGCTTCGACTCGCCGCGCGATGCCGGCCAGCTGATCGCCGTGCTGAAGCAGGCCGAGCAGGGCGACCAGCTGCAGAGCGATCTGTTCAAGCTGGAAGCCGAGGTCGATGCGGTGCTGGCGGCGTTGGCCGTGCTGCGCGAAGCGTAAAAAGGTAGTGCCGGCCGCTGGCCGGCAACTGCAATCACCCGGCGCGCCTGGGGATGCCGGCCAGCGGCCGGCACTACCCGGGAACAGCGGCCATGGCATGATGTCCGCGCGCCTCAGGCGCGATGACATGGAGTCTGCAATGGCCTGGTTGTCGCTGCTGCTGTTCCTGCCCTGGTTCATTCTGCTCGGCAGCCTGTACTGGCTGTTCCCGCGCCAGCCGCGTACCGCGCGGCGACGCCTGTTCGATGGCGCCACCCTGGCGCTTGCGCTCGCCCTGAGCATCGTGGCGATGCTGTGGGGCCACCACATCGGTCTGGTACAGCCGGGCGCCGGACCGATCTGGCCGCAGGTGCTGGCGGTGCTGTATGCCTATGGCGCGTTCCTGGCAGTGCTGGTGATGGCCCTGTTGCTGCGCCCGCGATTCGCATTGCGCTGAGGCTGACCGGGGTTGCCGGCCAGCGGCCGGCACCATCCGACCAAAGCCGCATCGATCACGCCCTGCCGGCGCGCCTACCATGGGCGTCTGTTCCCGATTCTGCCAGGTGCGCGTCAATGACCGCCGATCCCAGCATCCACACCATCGATACCGGTTTCCAACGGCCTGATTTCGATGCCGCTTACCTGATCATCGAAAACGGTCGCGCCGCGTTCGTCGACTGCGGTACCGGCCTGTCGCTGCCGGCGATGCTGCAGGCCTTGACCGACAACGGGCTGGGC contains these protein-coding regions:
- the rocF gene encoding arginase gives rise to the protein MAHHPTVTLIGVPTDIGAGHRGARLGPEALRVAGLPEALEARGVDVRDLGNLDGPRNPWTAPVQGYRHLDEVVAWNHALMEASYAELQAGRMPIMLGGDHCLGIGSITAVARWCREQGKDLRVLWLDAHSDFNTSDVTPSGNIHGMPVACLCGLGPDALTKLGGTSPAIKPSQMHQIGIRSVDPEEKRLIKTHRVDVYDMRYIDENGMKRTVEAALAGIDENTHLHVSFDVDFLDPSIAPGVGTTVPGGVNYREAQLVMEMIADSGRMGSLDIVELNPLLDNHNSTAELAVDLVESLFGKSTLMRD
- a CDS encoding CsbD family protein is translated as MNKDIISGKWSQLKGKAQAKWGDLTNDDFDVAEGNAEYLAGRLQERYGWAKDRAESEVRDFEASVRKDYPDYK
- a CDS encoding tryptophan--tRNA ligase, producing the protein MTTRVLTGITPSGTPHLGNYVGAIRPAIAASRAPDIESFFFLADLHSLIKSQDPQRTQRATLEIAASWLACGLDPEHVWFYRQSDIRETTELMWFLTAIASKGILNRAHAYKAAVDKNREEGQDEDAGVSAGLFMYPVLMAADILIFKANQVPVGRDQIQHIEMARDFAQRFNHVYGKEYFPLPDVVIDEQVATLAGLDGRKMSKSYHNTIPLFVPREELKKLVFSILTDSRAPGEPKDTEGSALFQMYQAFATPEQTAAFAKAFADGISWGDAKQQLFERIDSELSPLRERYNALMAEPEKIEALLKRRGQQLREQLAAPLLEELRHAVGLRDLSDAGDIASEDAGEARAAPPLFKQYREKDGRFYFKLTAGDGTLLIQSEGFDSPRDAGQLIAVLKQAEQGDQLQSDLFKLEAEVDAVLAALAVLREA
- a CDS encoding entericidin A/B family lipoprotein, whose amino-acid sequence is MKRVVALMLLSMFSVALLAGCNTVAGAGKDVQKAGEKVEDAAKGN